The Paenalcaligenes faecalis genome has a window encoding:
- a CDS encoding multidrug efflux RND transporter permease subunit, whose protein sequence is MNISRLFILRPVATTLAMVALLIAGLMGYKALPVAALPQVDYPTIQVVTLYPGASPSVMASLVTSPLERQLGQMPGLAQMSSASSGGASRITLQFDLGLSLAIAEQEVQAAINAASNMLPSDLPSPPLYNKVNPADQPVISLAVTSPTIPLPQVRDLIDLRVAQKLSQVTGVGLVSIAGGQRPAVRIQVNPEAIAARNLTMATVRQAIVGANVNQPKGNLDGPQRSTTISANEQLRSVEDYENLIIQYVNDAPLRLGDIATVVQDAEDLRQAAWVGSQPAILLNVQRQPGANVIEVADSIKAQLDSLQRSLPTGIDISVATDRTLTIRDSVKQVQTEMLMAIALVVLVTFVFLRTWTATFIPSVVVPLSIAGTFAIMFMFGFSINNLTLMALTIATGFVVDDAIVMIENIARYIEEGMQPMQAALKGAQQITFTLISLTISLVAVLIPLLFMSDVIGRLFQEFAITLAVAIGLSLFISLSLTPMMCARLLRAPDAEPEKQSRFIQMADRGMQRLTARYEQGLDWVLGRQTLTLLVAVATLVLTAGLYWAVPKGFFPQQDTGMIQAITEGPQAASFRAMSTLQTQAADKILTHPDVVAVTSFIGVDGSNPTLNTGRMQIALLPHKERSKTAQQIIDDIAQDFGQDPDFRLYLQPVQELTVDDQISRTAYQLALSDPDPLLLHDWVPTWLETLQQLPELAEVATDLQQRGLQVMVDVDRDAAARLGVSKSTIDDVLYDAFGQRLISTIYTQSAQYRVVLEVAPAFRLSPDSLRSIYIPTRSGQVIPLLAIATLKMGQIELSIDRLDQFPATQLSFNVASGYSLSDAVLAIQHSASAEGLPESTELRFLGAAQAFESSLSSSLWLLLAAVVTMYIVLGILYESYIHPVTILSTLPSATIGALAALLLTGRELDMVGIIGIILLIGIVKKNAIMMIDFALVAQRQDKLSARDAIHQAALLRFRPILMTTFAALFSAVPLMLATGSGAEMRQPLGLVMVGGLVCSQLLTLFTTPVIYLFFDHWSQRWQQRKQRAA, encoded by the coding sequence GTGAATATATCCCGTTTATTTATTTTACGACCCGTTGCGACAACCTTAGCAATGGTAGCCCTGCTCATTGCAGGGCTTATGGGTTATAAGGCATTGCCAGTGGCTGCTTTGCCGCAGGTGGATTACCCCACGATTCAAGTGGTGACCTTATACCCAGGGGCCAGTCCCAGTGTGATGGCGTCGTTGGTGACTTCGCCCCTAGAGCGTCAGCTAGGGCAGATGCCTGGCTTGGCGCAAATGAGTTCCGCTAGTTCTGGCGGTGCATCTAGAATTACCTTGCAGTTTGATTTAGGCTTATCGTTGGCCATAGCCGAACAAGAGGTGCAGGCGGCAATTAATGCCGCGTCAAACATGCTGCCCTCTGATTTGCCGTCGCCCCCCCTCTATAACAAGGTGAATCCGGCTGACCAGCCCGTCATTAGTTTGGCTGTTACGTCACCGACGATTCCGCTGCCCCAAGTCAGAGATCTGATTGATTTACGGGTTGCCCAAAAACTTTCGCAGGTGACGGGGGTGGGTTTAGTGAGTATTGCGGGGGGGCAGCGCCCAGCCGTTCGTATTCAAGTCAATCCAGAGGCCATCGCAGCACGCAATCTAACCATGGCAACGGTACGACAAGCGATTGTGGGGGCCAACGTCAACCAGCCTAAAGGGAATCTAGATGGCCCTCAGCGTTCTACGACCATTAGTGCTAATGAGCAACTGCGATCGGTAGAGGATTACGAGAACTTAATTATTCAGTATGTGAATGATGCCCCGTTGCGCTTAGGTGATATAGCGACGGTGGTGCAAGATGCCGAGGATTTACGTCAGGCTGCATGGGTAGGTAGTCAACCGGCGATCTTATTGAATGTGCAGCGTCAGCCCGGCGCGAACGTCATCGAGGTGGCCGACAGCATCAAGGCCCAACTTGATAGTTTGCAACGATCATTACCAACTGGTATTGATATTAGCGTGGCAACAGATCGTACCTTAACGATTCGAGACTCAGTGAAGCAGGTGCAAACCGAAATGCTGATGGCGATTGCGTTGGTGGTTTTAGTCACCTTTGTATTTTTGCGCACGTGGACAGCCACGTTCATTCCCTCCGTGGTGGTTCCCTTATCCATCGCTGGTACGTTTGCCATTATGTTTATGTTTGGCTTCAGTATCAATAATTTGACCTTGATGGCGCTTACCATTGCAACTGGTTTTGTGGTCGATGATGCCATTGTGATGATTGAAAACATTGCCCGCTATATCGAAGAAGGGATGCAGCCTATGCAGGCGGCACTAAAGGGCGCTCAGCAAATTACCTTTACCTTGATTTCATTGACGATCTCGCTGGTAGCGGTGTTGATTCCCTTGCTTTTCATGAGTGATGTGATTGGGCGTCTATTCCAAGAGTTTGCTATTACCTTGGCAGTGGCGATTGGCTTGTCATTGTTTATTTCACTGAGCCTAACCCCCATGATGTGCGCTCGACTATTACGCGCCCCTGATGCCGAGCCAGAAAAACAAAGCCGATTTATTCAGATGGCAGATCGGGGCATGCAGCGCTTAACTGCCCGCTACGAACAAGGCTTGGACTGGGTATTGGGCCGTCAGACTTTGACCCTTTTGGTTGCAGTCGCCACATTAGTTCTGACTGCAGGTCTTTATTGGGCTGTCCCAAAGGGGTTTTTCCCACAACAAGACACAGGCATGATTCAGGCCATCACAGAGGGGCCACAGGCCGCGTCGTTTCGTGCCATGTCTACCTTACAAACACAGGCTGCCGACAAAATATTGACCCATCCAGATGTGGTGGCGGTGACGTCATTTATTGGGGTGGATGGCAGTAATCCCACCTTGAATACGGGCCGCATGCAGATCGCCTTATTACCCCATAAGGAACGCAGCAAAACCGCACAGCAGATTATCGACGATATTGCGCAAGATTTTGGTCAAGACCCAGATTTTCGTCTTTATCTGCAACCCGTCCAAGAGTTGACGGTAGACGATCAAATCAGCCGTACTGCGTATCAGTTAGCCTTATCAGACCCCGATCCGTTGCTATTGCATGATTGGGTACCCACGTGGTTAGAAACCTTGCAACAGTTACCCGAACTGGCCGAGGTAGCCACTGACCTACAGCAGCGTGGTCTACAGGTGATGGTCGATGTGGATAGGGATGCGGCGGCTCGTTTAGGAGTCAGCAAATCCACGATTGATGATGTGCTTTATGATGCCTTTGGTCAGCGTTTGATCTCTACGATTTATACACAATCTGCTCAATATCGGGTTGTGCTAGAGGTCGCGCCCGCGTTCCGCTTATCTCCAGATAGTTTACGCTCTATCTATATTCCTACCCGCAGTGGGCAAGTGATCCCACTATTAGCCATTGCTACCTTAAAGATGGGGCAAATTGAGCTATCTATTGATCGTTTAGATCAGTTTCCTGCGACCCAGCTGTCCTTTAATGTGGCGTCAGGCTATTCCTTGTCCGATGCGGTGCTGGCGATTCAACACAGTGCCAGCGCAGAAGGGTTGCCGGAATCAACGGAACTACGATTTTTAGGAGCAGCACAGGCGTTTGAATCCTCATTGTCCAGTAGCTTATGGTTGTTGTTGGCTGCTGTCGTGACGATGTACATCGTTTTGGGGATTCTCTACGAAAGCTACATTCATCCGGTCACCATTTTATCTACGCTGCCTTCGGCGACGATTGGTGCATTAGCCGCCTTATTGTTGACAGGGCGCGAGCTAGATATGGTGGGCATTATTGGTATTATTTTGCTGATCGGAATCGTAAAGAAAAACGCCATCATGATGATTGATTTTGCCTTGGTGGCTCAACGCCAAGACAAGCTCTCTGCGCGTGATGCGATTCATCAGGCGGCGTTATTGCGTTTTAGACCGATTTTAATGACCACTTTTGCGGCGTTATTCAGTGCTGTGCCATTGATGTTAGCGACAGGCTCAGGGGCTGAAATGCGTCAGCCGCTGGGTCTGGTGATGGTGGGTGGCCTAGTGTGCAGCCAGTTGTTAACCCTGTTCACTACACCCGTCATTTATTTATTTTTTGATCATTGGTCACAACGTTGGCAGCAACGTAAACAGAGGGCAGCATGA
- a CDS encoding efflux RND transporter permease subunit, protein MRRWLTAFIMRPVATTLLCVAMVCTGLLALWQLPVAPLPQMDFPMISVSASLPGASPETMASSVATPLEQSLGAISGLSEMTSRSSEGSTRITLLFELERDINEAARDVQAAINQARPMLPSGMRGVPSYHKVNPSSSPIMVLAMTSPIASQGQLFDLATTIVAQKLAQVKGVGEVSVGGGSLPAVRISLNPEALAVSGLALDTVRNAISTENQLRPTGYVENADEQWWLSSGKQMNQAEQLSSLIIGWDNDSPIRLRDVALVEDSVEDLNNMGYINDEPGVLIIVRRQADANIIETVESIRERIPLFEAMMPADVRLQVAQDRTPSIRASMEEAQKTLFIAVILVVLVVLVFLRDWRAALIPAVAVPASLISTFALMHLFGFTLNTISLMALIVATGFVVDDAIVVLESIMRYIERGYSPLRAAARGVRDVGFTVTAMSLSLVAVFIPMWLVGGLVGGLFKEFAVTLSVAVMISWLISLILTPMMASKLLRVRYQPRLVDQAVGRVAQGFQRLGQGVMTGYSATLRFALRYKFLTLLSLVATIVLNGYLYTVVPKGLFPQQDTGQLMGFFRADRGMSFEAVKPKLDHFRQILLADPAVRSVAVFAGGRGGSNSSMILVELLPMDERDVSAFDVVSRLRNKLQSEPGARMFLTPQQDIFVGGGLGRSGSYSYSLLASDLALLKEWQPKVQRAMAALPELTDVDTDADDKGSRIELRIDREKATSLGIDMALVASTLNNAFSQRQVSVVYGRLNQYYIVMGVAPQFAQDIDSLRRLEVVTRDGRRVPLAAFTYFEHGNAPLSVSHQGLFIAESVSFGLADGVSLDQAVAAIDAAMAQISLPTHQIQAGYEGSARMMQNALAQQPWLILAALAVMYIVLGMLYESYMHPLTILSTLPSAGIGALLALLLVDQEFSVIALIGVFLLIGIVKKNAIMMVDYALDAQRNHGLSTADAVFEACMIRFRPIMMTTVSAILGAVPLIIATGPGVEMRQPLGLTIVGGLILSQILTLYTTPVVYIYLEKIAQKLRSVKAA, encoded by the coding sequence ATGAGGCGTTGGCTAACGGCCTTTATTATGCGCCCTGTTGCCACTACGCTACTTTGTGTGGCGATGGTTTGTACGGGGCTATTAGCCTTGTGGCAATTACCGGTTGCCCCCTTGCCGCAGATGGATTTCCCGATGATTTCCGTGTCGGCAAGTCTGCCGGGGGCAAGTCCAGAGACGATGGCCTCCAGTGTGGCAACCCCCCTAGAACAGTCCTTAGGGGCGATCTCAGGTTTAAGTGAAATGACCTCGCGTAGCTCCGAGGGCTCGACCCGTATTACCTTATTATTTGAATTAGAGCGCGATATCAACGAGGCCGCGAGAGACGTACAAGCCGCCATCAATCAGGCACGACCGATGTTGCCTTCTGGAATGCGTGGTGTGCCTTCGTACCATAAGGTTAACCCTTCGTCTTCTCCCATTATGGTGCTTGCGATGACATCGCCTATTGCGAGCCAAGGGCAGCTGTTTGATTTGGCGACCACCATCGTGGCGCAAAAGCTGGCTCAGGTAAAAGGCGTGGGCGAGGTCAGCGTAGGTGGTGGCTCATTACCTGCCGTGCGTATTAGCTTAAACCCAGAGGCCTTAGCGGTGTCAGGTTTGGCTCTAGATACGGTGCGTAATGCGATTTCAACTGAGAATCAGTTACGTCCTACCGGCTATGTGGAAAATGCAGACGAACAATGGTGGCTGAGTTCTGGCAAGCAAATGAATCAGGCTGAACAGCTATCTTCCTTAATTATTGGTTGGGATAACGACAGTCCTATTCGATTACGCGACGTGGCGCTGGTAGAGGATTCGGTTGAAGACTTAAATAACATGGGCTATATCAACGACGAGCCCGGTGTACTGATTATTGTTCGGCGACAGGCCGATGCGAACATCATTGAGACGGTGGAGTCCATCCGTGAGCGCATCCCTTTGTTCGAGGCCATGATGCCTGCCGATGTACGTTTGCAGGTGGCTCAGGATCGCACCCCCAGCATACGTGCCTCCATGGAGGAGGCGCAAAAGACCTTGTTTATTGCTGTGATCTTAGTGGTGCTAGTGGTGTTGGTGTTTTTACGTGATTGGCGCGCAGCCTTGATACCGGCTGTTGCCGTACCTGCGTCATTAATTAGCACCTTTGCCCTTATGCATTTATTTGGTTTTACCTTAAATACCATTTCGCTCATGGCGTTGATCGTTGCTACGGGCTTTGTGGTCGATGATGCGATTGTGGTGCTAGAGAGCATCATGCGCTACATAGAGCGTGGCTACAGCCCGTTGCGTGCGGCGGCTCGAGGCGTGCGGGACGTGGGTTTTACGGTAACGGCGATGAGCCTGTCATTAGTAGCCGTGTTTATTCCTATGTGGTTAGTCGGTGGCTTAGTTGGTGGGTTGTTTAAAGAGTTTGCGGTGACTTTATCGGTGGCGGTGATGATCTCTTGGCTTATCTCTTTGATTTTGACCCCGATGATGGCGTCTAAGTTATTGCGTGTTCGTTATCAACCGCGATTGGTCGATCAGGCCGTCGGGAGAGTGGCTCAGGGTTTTCAGCGATTAGGCCAAGGGGTCATGACAGGCTACAGCGCAACCTTGCGTTTTGCCTTGCGCTATAAGTTTTTAACGCTGCTCTCTTTGGTGGCGACCATTGTGTTAAATGGCTATTTGTATACGGTCGTGCCTAAAGGGCTGTTTCCACAGCAGGATACGGGTCAATTAATGGGTTTTTTTAGGGCCGATAGAGGCATGTCCTTTGAGGCCGTTAAGCCTAAGTTAGATCATTTTCGCCAGATTTTATTAGCCGATCCAGCAGTACGTAGTGTGGCTGTGTTTGCTGGCGGGCGAGGTGGCAGCAATTCATCCATGATTTTAGTTGAGCTTCTGCCGATGGATGAACGCGATGTCAGTGCCTTTGATGTGGTGTCACGATTGCGCAATAAGCTGCAATCAGAACCGGGAGCCCGTATGTTTTTGACCCCACAACAAGATATTTTTGTCGGGGGCGGGCTAGGGCGATCTGGGTCGTATAGCTATAGTTTATTAGCCAGCGATTTGGCCTTGCTAAAAGAATGGCAACCCAAAGTGCAGCGTGCGATGGCGGCCTTGCCGGAACTCACTGATGTGGATACCGATGCGGACGATAAAGGAAGCCGTATAGAGCTGCGCATTGATCGAGAAAAAGCCACCTCGTTAGGCATTGATATGGCCCTAGTTGCCTCTACCTTAAATAATGCCTTTAGTCAGCGACAGGTTTCGGTGGTGTATGGGCGTTTGAATCAATACTATATTGTGATGGGTGTGGCCCCGCAGTTTGCTCAGGATATTGACTCATTACGTAGGCTAGAGGTCGTAACGCGTGACGGGCGACGTGTTCCTTTGGCGGCTTTTACGTATTTTGAGCACGGTAATGCACCACTTAGCGTCAGTCATCAGGGCTTATTCATTGCCGAAAGTGTGTCTTTTGGTTTAGCCGATGGGGTGTCGTTAGATCAGGCCGTCGCCGCCATTGATGCGGCGATGGCACAGATTAGTTTGCCTACTCATCAAATTCAGGCTGGGTATGAAGGGTCGGCGCGAATGATGCAAAATGCCTTGGCCCAGCAACCGTGGTTAATACTGGCTGCCTTAGCTGTGATGTACATTGTGTTGGGCATGCTCTATGAAAGCTATATGCACCCACTCACCATTTTATCGACTTTGCCCTCGGCCGGTATAGGTGCGTTATTGGCGTTGCTATTGGTCGATCAAGAGTTTTCTGTGATTGCATTGATCGGGGTGTTTTTACTGATTGGTATTGTGAAAAAAAATGCCATTATGATGGTGGACTATGCCCTAGATGCCCAGCGTAATCATGGATTAAGCACGGCAGACGCGGTGTTTGAGGCCTGTATGATTCGGTTTAGACCCATTATGATGACAACGGTGTCGGCGATTTTAGGTGCGGTGCCATTGATTATTGCAACGGGGCCAGGGGTAGAAATGCGTCAACCTTTAGGCTTAACGATTGTAGGGGGGCTAATTCTTAGTCAAATCCTAACGCTCTACACCACGCCGGTGGTGTATATCTATTTAGAAAAAATCGCACAAAAATTGAGATCAGTAAAGGCGGCATGA
- a CDS encoding efflux transporter outer membrane subunit translates to MMQKLWIGLCGLGLIAGCAVGPDYEPTNVYVGDHFAAATALDQSAWLPVVPLDEQGAGQWWLLFNDPQLNQWIGQLHQANANLAQAEARYRQAQAALGQAQSGFFPTLGSNASGQRSGSGQGSPTNQYNLNASASWEVDVWGRVRRSVESSDANVAASAADLLATRLSLETTFVQSYFQAKQVRAAQHLYDQTIVAYERSVVMNQDRLGVGMVSPADVASAQSQLENARTQRLALDRQWGQLRNAMAVLLGQPPVAFDLTVDQGWGALPAVPTGLPAQLLARRPDVAAAERRVAAANAQIGVAKAAWLPNLTLSAQGGYRSGSWSDWISAPARFWSLGPALALTLFDGGARTARVNEAIATYDAQAAAYKQTALEALREVEDNLVQWHGLHNELTSQQRALDAARQSLQLTRNQYDAGLIDYLSVVQVETSALSAERAMLSLQSDLFISAAKLISSLGGRW, encoded by the coding sequence ATGATGCAAAAGCTATGGATAGGGTTGTGTGGATTAGGTCTAATCGCTGGGTGTGCGGTTGGCCCAGACTATGAACCTACAAATGTGTATGTAGGCGATCACTTTGCCGCTGCTACGGCCTTAGATCAATCCGCTTGGTTGCCTGTAGTGCCGCTGGATGAGCAAGGGGCGGGGCAGTGGTGGTTATTATTCAATGACCCACAGCTGAATCAATGGATAGGTCAGTTGCATCAGGCGAATGCGAATTTAGCCCAAGCCGAAGCCCGTTACAGGCAAGCTCAAGCTGCCTTGGGCCAAGCCCAATCTGGATTTTTCCCCACCCTCGGTTCCAATGCTTCCGGTCAACGTTCTGGTTCAGGGCAGGGCAGCCCTACCAATCAATATAATTTGAATGCCTCTGCCAGCTGGGAGGTCGATGTATGGGGGCGAGTACGCCGTAGTGTTGAATCTAGCGATGCGAATGTGGCCGCCAGCGCCGCTGATTTGCTTGCGACCCGATTGAGTTTAGAAACCACGTTTGTACAGAGCTATTTTCAAGCTAAGCAGGTGCGGGCAGCACAGCATCTATACGATCAGACCATTGTGGCCTATGAGCGCAGTGTGGTCATGAATCAAGACCGTTTGGGCGTGGGCATGGTTTCTCCGGCGGATGTGGCCTCAGCGCAATCGCAACTCGAAAATGCCCGCACTCAGCGTTTGGCCTTGGATAGGCAATGGGGGCAATTGCGCAATGCGATGGCGGTACTATTGGGGCAACCACCGGTGGCCTTTGATTTAACGGTGGATCAGGGGTGGGGGGCTTTACCGGCTGTTCCAACGGGTTTGCCAGCTCAGTTATTAGCACGTCGTCCTGATGTGGCTGCAGCAGAGCGCCGCGTTGCGGCAGCGAATGCGCAAATTGGGGTGGCAAAGGCGGCTTGGTTGCCTAATTTAACCTTATCAGCACAAGGCGGCTACCGCAGTGGTTCGTGGTCTGATTGGATTAGCGCCCCCGCCCGTTTCTGGTCTTTAGGGCCTGCGTTGGCCTTGACCCTGTTTGATGGGGGCGCACGCACGGCCCGTGTAAATGAGGCCATTGCCACTTACGATGCTCAGGCCGCAGCGTATAAACAAACGGCCCTAGAGGCGCTGCGTGAGGTCGAGGATAATTTAGTCCAATGGCATGGTTTGCATAACGAGTTAACGAGTCAGCAGCGGGCGTTAGATGCTGCACGCCAGTCATTGCAGCTGACTCGTAATCAATATGATGCTGGCTTAATTGACTACCTATCTGTAGTGCAAGTCGAGACAAGCGCCTTATCAGCCGAAAGAGCCATGCTTAGTCTACAAAGTGATCTGTTTATTAGCGCCGCTAAATTGATTAGTTCTTTAGGTGGGCGTTGGTAA
- a CDS encoding methyltransferase domain-containing protein, giving the protein MSNPAPIDPVTISEHEGVRYLHLGSPWVQGAMRLDQPDQLELQYIQQMMMWQLFMDQPDHIMQLGLGAASLTKFCYQHYPEAQVTAVELNPDVIRACHHLFELPPNDTRLCVLEKDALQHLQQTQPSSVDILQVDLYSAEADNPSIESLDFYQECARVLHEDGLLTVNILGNEYVHARNLNHLQQCFAAVAWLPESHDGNIVAIAFKNPPSVDFDELYARATQITMAYGLAASEWVEGLEQWMQGD; this is encoded by the coding sequence ATGAGTAATCCAGCCCCTATAGACCCCGTTACCATCTCAGAGCACGAAGGCGTGCGCTATTTACATCTAGGCTCTCCTTGGGTACAAGGCGCAATGCGTCTAGATCAACCCGACCAGCTTGAGCTGCAATACATTCAACAAATGATGATGTGGCAACTCTTTATGGATCAGCCCGATCACATCATGCAATTAGGTCTGGGGGCCGCCTCCCTGACTAAGTTTTGCTACCAGCACTACCCAGAGGCGCAAGTGACAGCCGTAGAGTTAAACCCAGATGTGATTCGTGCTTGCCACCATCTGTTTGAGTTACCACCCAATGATACGCGACTCTGTGTTCTGGAAAAAGACGCCTTACAGCACCTGCAGCAGACCCAACCAAGCAGCGTAGATATTTTACAAGTGGATCTGTACAGTGCTGAAGCCGATAATCCCTCTATAGAATCTCTTGATTTTTATCAAGAATGCGCGCGTGTACTGCACGAAGATGGCTTATTAACCGTCAATATTTTGGGCAATGAGTATGTGCATGCACGCAACCTGAATCATCTGCAGCAATGCTTTGCTGCCGTAGCCTGGCTACCTGAGTCACACGATGGCAACATCGTCGCGATCGCCTTTAAAAACCCGCCGTCGGTGGATTTTGATGAGCTATATGCTCGGGCCACCCAAATTACGATGGCCTACGGGTTGGCGGCCTCAGAGTGGGTAGAGGGCCTGGAACAATGGATGCAAGGCGATTAA
- a CDS encoding Nudix family hydrolase: MSDKPYIRVAVGVILRPDGAVLLGSRPADKPWPHWWELPGGKIEAGESVEQALIRELKEEIAIEATTVLPWVRYIHHYPRSTVELNFCKVTDWQGDPTPLESQKLAWCPQQQPIDVAIGPILPATFPVLNWLALPSRYLISSIGDANGVEIWLQKLQQALINGVRLVQFREPSWAMQHNAESDLHNALQKTTELCHQYGAKCLINSVHPWDWVGDTDGMHLRSQDAAQLVKQHQPAPIAEHQLLGLSAHHAQDLAHAATLASDFVVIGHVLDTPSHPDEPALGWSGFAKLAAQAGRPVYAIGGQSAHTLHTAYRYGAHGIAGIRQLVENHE; the protein is encoded by the coding sequence ATGTCGGATAAGCCCTACATAAGAGTCGCCGTAGGGGTCATCCTACGACCCGATGGTGCCGTATTACTTGGCAGTCGCCCAGCAGATAAACCGTGGCCTCATTGGTGGGAGTTACCCGGTGGAAAAATTGAAGCTGGTGAAAGCGTTGAGCAAGCCTTAATCCGTGAACTCAAAGAAGAAATTGCGATTGAGGCCACCACCGTATTACCGTGGGTACGATACATTCATCATTACCCCCGCAGTACCGTTGAATTAAACTTCTGCAAAGTCACCGATTGGCAGGGTGATCCTACCCCACTGGAATCCCAGAAACTGGCTTGGTGTCCCCAACAGCAGCCCATTGATGTGGCGATAGGCCCCATTTTGCCTGCTACCTTTCCGGTATTGAACTGGTTAGCGCTGCCCTCTCGGTATCTGATTAGCTCAATTGGCGATGCAAACGGCGTAGAGATCTGGTTACAAAAACTACAGCAAGCCCTTATCAATGGGGTGCGCCTTGTGCAGTTTAGAGAACCTAGCTGGGCTATGCAGCACAACGCCGAATCCGATTTGCACAATGCCCTGCAAAAAACAACCGAATTGTGTCACCAATACGGCGCTAAGTGCCTAATCAATAGTGTGCATCCGTGGGACTGGGTAGGCGATACCGATGGCATGCATCTGCGCAGCCAAGATGCCGCGCAATTGGTAAAACAACACCAACCCGCCCCTATTGCGGAACATCAATTATTGGGCCTATCCGCTCACCATGCACAGGACTTGGCGCATGCCGCTACCTTAGCGAGTGACTTTGTCGTCATTGGGCATGTTTTAGATACCCCCTCGCACCCGGATGAGCCAGCGTTAGGCTGGTCAGGTTTTGCAAAGCTCGCCGCCCAAGCAGGCCGCCCGGTCTATGCCATTGGTGGTCAATCTGCTCACACCCTTCACACGGCCTATCGTTACGGCGCACATGGCATTGCCGGTATCCGCCAACTTGTAGAAAACCATGAGTAA
- a CDS encoding ATP-binding protein produces MLTYDLTHLIQRAERVLEQLEAYLPPAPPAIDWDAPAFIWRRRGARGWLDAVKHIATISPDDLQHIEQQKETITRNTANFVAGKPANNVLMTGARGTGKSSLVKAMLNQFADQGLRLIEIDKNDMGDLPDIIELISSRSERFIIFSDDLSFEDGEGGYKALKSVLDGSIAAPSDNVLIYATSNRRHLMPEYAADNLATTTPATGELHYGEAVEEKVSLSERFGIWLSFYQFKQDDYLNIVYYWLQQLGCPADQVENARREALQWALHRGSRSGRVAQQFARDWAATHVG; encoded by the coding sequence ATTTTGACTTACGATTTAACCCATTTAATCCAACGTGCAGAGCGCGTACTAGAACAGTTAGAGGCTTATCTCCCCCCCGCACCGCCTGCCATAGACTGGGATGCGCCTGCTTTTATTTGGCGTAGACGCGGTGCGCGTGGTTGGCTAGATGCCGTTAAGCATATTGCTACTATTAGCCCAGATGACCTGCAACATATTGAGCAACAAAAAGAAACCATTACCCGTAATACCGCTAATTTTGTTGCTGGAAAACCCGCAAATAACGTGCTGATGACTGGGGCCAGAGGCACAGGAAAAAGCTCCTTGGTCAAAGCCATGCTCAATCAGTTTGCAGATCAAGGCTTACGTTTAATCGAAATAGATAAAAACGATATGGGTGACTTGCCCGATATTATTGAGCTGATTTCCTCTCGTTCAGAGCGGTTTATTATCTTTAGTGACGATCTCTCTTTTGAGGATGGCGAAGGCGGATACAAAGCCTTAAAATCCGTTCTGGACGGCTCCATTGCCGCCCCCAGTGATAACGTCTTGATTTATGCCACCTCTAATCGCCGTCACTTAATGCCGGAATACGCAGCAGACAACTTAGCCACCACGACTCCTGCTACCGGTGAACTCCATTACGGCGAGGCCGTCGAAGAAAAAGTATCTCTGTCTGAGCGGTTTGGGATTTGGTTATCCTTTTATCAATTCAAACAAGATGACTACTTAAACATTGTGTATTACTGGCTACAACAGTTAGGTTGTCCTGCAGATCAAGTTGAAAATGCCAGACGGGAAGCCTTGCAGTGGGCGCTACATCGAGGCTCCAGATCAGGTCGAGTCGCACAACAATTTGCACGTGATTGGGCTGCCACTCATGTCGGATAA